AAAACCACCAAACACAAGTAACGTAATTACAAGAGGTAAATTTAGACCCATTTCTGAAAATGATAATAAGAAAAAATACATTTTGATACTTCTAAATAAAAGATATAATTTTAATATTAAATGATTTCATTAATAGAAAAACAAATGTAAACGTTTGCAAAAATCATTTATAATTGAATTTTCTCGTACGGACTCTCAACGATATCATTGTTATTAAGAAATACATTATATGTATTTTTATTATTTTTAAAACTAACATTTTTAAAAGGTTCTCCATCAATAAAGTGAATAGCTGAACCTCCTTCTATTGAAATACAGCTCGTGATTTTTTTTTCCATTATTATTTTTTTTACATAAGGAATACGAGAAGGTTCCTCATCATAATGAGGACAACATGTACCTTTTATAAAATCTAAACAAGGTAAGATCCTTAATTGATTATCCCAAGAGTCTGTAATTCCACTTGTAAACCAACAAATTGCACCTGCACTTACTCCGCTCATAATTACTCCTTCATTATAGGCTTCATTAAGCATAGAACTCATACCCCAGTCATTCCATATCGCTAACATAGACTTTGTATTTCCACCACCAACAAAAACAATATCTTGATTCATAATATGATTATGTATATCAGTGGTTCTTTTAAAAAATTCAATATGAGATGGAATACAATTTAAAAGTGTAAAGATAGAATAAAAACGAACTATATAGGTATCACTATCTCCTGTTGCAGTTGGTAAAAAACATATTTTAGGGTATTTTTTTTCTGAAAGATTAAGTATATATTTTTCTATTGAATATGATGAATTACTTTTACCAAATCCACCACCACCAATTGCTACAATATGCTTTTTCAATGGGTTAACATAAGACTTTTGATATAGTACATCTTAACAATACATAAAAGACAAATTAAATAATCAAAATAAAAAAAAACACTAATTTATAAAAATAAAACAATTACCAAGGAATTATACTCGTATCCCATGCTAAAAACTTTCCTGAATCTGATGGTTTTTGCTCAGAAATAATATTAATCAAATATTCAGAAGATTGTGAGGGACTAAAAAGTTTATCTTTATGGACCCCCGACTGAAAGGGTTTAGATAATTTAGTATTACAAGTACCTGGATGTAATATTGATACAATCGAGAATGGAAATTTTCGACTCCATTCAATACTCAATGTTTTTAAAAATTGATTCTGAGCTGCTTTGGAAGCCCTATAGGAATACCAACCTCCAAGCCTATTATCTCCAATACTACCAACTCTGGCACTTAAACTCGCAAATGAAAAGGGGAGTTCTGGTCTAATGAATTTTTCAATACTTTTAGCAATCAAAATTGGAGCAATGGCATTAATTGAAAAATTTTTTAAGATATTAGAGCGATTCAAATGTGAAAGTCTTTTTTCAGGTCTTACAAGATTTGAGTGAAGAAAGCCACTTGTATTTATAACGAGTCTAATAGGCTTTTTAAATAGTGAAATTTGTTTTTCAAAATTAATAAATGAATCATCATTCTCTAGATCTAAATAAATATCACTTTGTTTAACTAGTTTTCGAGCACATATAATAACATCCAACTTTGGCGATATTGTCTTCAAATAATCAGACATTGTATTACCAATATCACCAGCACCAATAATTAGAACCACTCCCTCCCAATCTCTAATTTTCATGATATTTATAGATATGTACCATACTATATAAATATTTTCCTATTCGAGAGATTCATTAAAACTACAGTTATTAATAGTATTTTTTAATATAATATACTAAAGTATATAATGTTAAAAATACTTGTTATCATGGAAAATGATTGGTTGTATGAATTTCAAAATTATATTAAAAGCTTTGCTCTACTAATTATCCTCTTTTTGATTATATTATTATTAATATTAGTGATCTATTAATATGATTAAAGTGCTCGATACATTAGAGTAAACCACAATATTAAATAACAATAGTTATATTAAAAGAAAAACCATGGTGATAAAAGCAACATACTACGGAGCTAATGGTTGGCTTATTGAATTAGATAAAACTAGAATTTTGATTGATCCATGGTTGAATGGTGATTTAACATTCCCACCTGGAGACTGGCTAATAAAAGGGAAATTAGTTAATGAAAAAGAAATTCCTAGTGACATTGATTATTTATTACTAACCCAAGGCCAACCAGATCATGCCCACGCTCCAACATTAATGAAAATAGATAAAGGTATTACAGTAATTGCTTCACTAACAGCTAGCAAAGTAGTTAGCAAAATTGGTTTTACCAAGATAAACACGCTCAAGCCTGGAGAAATCTTTACTAATAACAACTTAAAAATTCAAGCCACATCAGGTGCTTCAGTACCAAATATTGAAAATGGCTACATTATTGATTCAGGCTCTGATTCAATTTATATTGAGCCACATGGTTTTCTAGATAAAAAAATAAAACCTAGAAATATAGATTTATTAATAACACCAGTATTAGATTTTTCATTACCAATTGTAGGTAATTTTATTAATGGGAAAACCGTACTACCTCAATTATTAAATTTATTTAATCCATCAACAATCCTAGCAAGTACTACAGGGGGTGATATCTCTTTTACAGGTATAATAAATAATTTAATTAAAGTAGATGGATCTGTTGAAGACATTGATTTGTTTAAAGATACTAGTACTAACTTGATAAACCCAGAACCATTAAAAAAATACGAATTCAAAAGACAATTAAAATTAGGTTAGTCCACTATATTTTATTTTTCTCATCTTGAGTAA
The sequence above is drawn from the Prochlorococcus marinus str. MIT 1013 genome and encodes:
- a CDS encoding peptidase E, encoding MKKHIVAIGGGGFGKSNSSYSIEKYILNLSEKKYPKICFLPTATGDSDTYIVRFYSIFTLLNCIPSHIEFFKRTTDIHNHIMNQDIVFVGGGNTKSMLAIWNDWGMSSMLNEAYNEGVIMSGVSAGAICWFTSGITDSWDNQLRILPCLDFIKGTCCPHYDEEPSRIPYVKKIIMEKKITSCISIEGGSAIHFIDGEPFKNVSFKNNKNTYNVFLNNNDIVESPYEKIQL
- a CDS encoding short-chain dehydrogenase, with amino-acid sequence MKIRDWEGVVLIIGAGDIGNTMSDYLKTISPKLDVIICARKLVKQSDIYLDLENDDSFINFEKQISLFKKPIRLVINTSGFLHSNLVRPEKRLSHLNRSNILKNFSINAIAPILIAKSIEKFIRPELPFSFASLSARVGSIGDNRLGGWYSYRASKAAQNQFLKTLSIEWSRKFPFSIVSILHPGTCNTKLSKPFQSGVHKDKLFSPSQSSEYLINIISEQKPSDSGKFLAWDTSIIPW
- a CDS encoding MBL fold metallo-hydrolase; the encoded protein is MVIKATYYGANGWLIELDKTRILIDPWLNGDLTFPPGDWLIKGKLVNEKEIPSDIDYLLLTQGQPDHAHAPTLMKIDKGITVIASLTASKVVSKIGFTKINTLKPGEIFTNNNLKIQATSGASVPNIENGYIIDSGSDSIYIEPHGFLDKKIKPRNIDLLITPVLDFSLPIVGNFINGKTVLPQLLNLFNPSTILASTTGGDISFTGIINNLIKVDGSVEDIDLFKDTSTNLINPEPLKKYEFKRQLKLG